In the genome of Helicobacter sp. NHP19-012, the window TGTAGTGTTGGCTAGCTCTAGGCTAGTCTTGTCTTGTTTAAGGGTGTTTAGCTCTGCTTGGTTGCTCTTGGCACTTGCTTGTAAGTTTTGGATTTGCTCTTGGTAGTTTTTAACTTCTTTGGTTTGACTCTCATTTAGTGCAATCCGCTTGACTTTCTCTTGCTCCATGAGCTTGGCGTAAGCTCTAGGCTCAATGCGTTTAGCTCCACTGATACGCTTTTCTGTCCCCCTTTGCATGCCTAAGATTTGTGCCACTTCTGTTTGGATTTGCTTAAGCATTAAAGAAGGCACTCTTTTAAAGTTATTCTTACCCGTGTTCTCATCTAGCGTTACAAACTCCATATGGGCGTGGTGGTTGATGTGCGTATTGCCAAACTCATCTATATGCCCTTCATCTCTATGGATAGCGATTTGGTAGCATTGAATGCCGTATTTGTCTTTAAAGTGCGTGGCTAGTTTCTCTAGGTCTTGCATGGTGGTCGTGTCTTTGAGATTGACAACGGCACTATAAACATAAGTTTTTGCTTGAAACTTCTGTTTAACTTTTTGTGTATAGGCACTAATAGCCTTATCTATCATTTGTTGCTTTAGAGCTTGTGCTTCAAGACCACTTCTATTGCAGATAGAATATAATTGCCTTTCTTTAGGCAAGAGATAATTAGGGGGCGTGCTTCTATCATTGTGAAACACCTGTACGGGGTTTTTCGTGGGTTTGAAGTTGATGGATGCAATGCCTCCCATTGCTTTCTCTCTATCTAATGCTTACCTTGATCGCTATTAGATGTTTTTTGGGATTGTGTGTTGTTCTGTGGTCTCTCTCTTTGTATCCTCTTTGTATTCTTGTAACTTCTTAAGCACTTCATTGTATTTTGTGAGAGCTTCACTTTTAGACTTTTGCACTTTCTTTAACTTCTCACTAAGTCTTTCTTCTTCTGCTTCAATTTTTGTAACCACTTTGCCTAACCTAGTAAATTCAGCATGCAATTCCCGCCTGTTCATTTCATTGATGGGCTTTTTCATATGTTAATCCTTGTGCTTTGATATTGATGAAGATTTTAGCACATAATGCCAAGGCAACAACTTTTTTATATTCAAAATGCTTCTAAGTTAATTTTATTTATTAGCCCCCTGCAAGGGCAAATTATGACAACAAGCTTGCGGCGTGTCCCCGTATGGGGTCATAATTTGCAAATTATGACCCTTAACAGGGTGCGTTCGCAAGCTCACTCATAATTTGCCACTCATACGCCGTGGGGGCTTTAATAGCTTAAAGTGGTTTAAGCTGTAGAAGGCTCTATAATCGTTTTGGGCGTGTTAGGGTGTGGGGTTTGGATTGGTTTGCGGTTGTGGGGGTTTTTAGAAGTGGGGGATTTTAGTGCTGTGTTTGTCTATCCACTTTTGTAAGTCTTGCATGTTTTCAAAGATAAACACAAAATGCTCTGGGGTGTCGCAAGTGGGGACAGACAACATAAGACATGACTTACTCTATAAATTTCAAAAATAAAACAAATCAAAAGCTTATATATAGAAAAAACATGAAATGATTAAAATGAGAAAGATATTGTTTTTAATAATTCTTATAATTCTATTGTCAATTCTAGAAAAATTAGATTAGAGATTAATGGGGTGAGTGTAAGAAATATATTTGTCCTCTCTCACTCCGCATACTTCTTAAACCAGCTTTTAAGGTGCTTGACATTGGTTAAGATAAATGGGTCTAAAATCTTGTGTGGTTTGTCTATGTCTTGTATATCTACTCTAAGCCTACTTATTCTCTATGCATTGTTTTAGAGGGCTTCAAAGATTGTCAAACTAGACTGAGTAAGAGTAAAATCTAGATAGAGCTTTTAGCAAAGCGTTCAATAAAGCTGTCGGCATCGGCAAAAGTGTAGGTTAGGTATCTTCCGCTTTTATAATCAACATTACAAAGTTGTATGTGTTGTTGGTATCTTGTTGCCCATTGCGTTTCGTCACGCATGGCATCTTGATCTCTTGGAGTGATCTCAAAAAGACAAAACACCCATTTTTTATCATTCCAAAAATTGACAGCGCATAGTTTAAGTTTTTTAAACAAGTGCTCGCCAAAATCATCCACAAATAAATTGCCCACTCTGCCACAAAAGCCTATGAGCGTCTTAACTTCTTGCTGGGTGTAGTACTCTAGTTTTTTTGCTCTTTGTGCCTGTCGTTTTTTAAATTCCTTTTGGGCAATGATGGCTTTATCTAAAACGGCATTTTGTTCTTTTTTGATTTCTAAACGCCGTTTAGTGATTTCCTGTTGTCTCAGTGTGTCTGTATTTGGAGTTACATAAAAGGTGATGCCTACAATCTTGCCACCCCGTCCTGCACGGTGTTTTTCATAAAATATAGTGTTATAAGGTCTGTCGCGTAAGTCTTCATATGTTTTGCCCTGCCCTAATAGGATATCGATTTCATTTTTTGTATAGCCTAGTTCTCGGCAAGCTGGGGCTAATATGTTACTCTCAATGTCGGCTATTTTATAGCTTTTAGGGATTCCCATAAATTCACAAAACCCCACCCAATCGTTCTTATAGACAATATTTGTGAAGGTGATTTTATAAGGAGTGTTTCTAAAGCGCTCCAGCATTCTAAAAAGAGTCTTGGCGTATTTACTCTTTAAGTTCACAAAAGTATTGAGCTTAAATATGGTGAAGTCTTTGGTTAGGGCATTTAACAAATGTGTGAAGTGTTGTCCAACTTGCACTGTTAGGTGCTCGAATTCTCCACTTGATTTATGGTGCACGACACTAAAACGGCTGAAAAGGCCAATGTACTCGCTCGCCACTAAATCCTCACCAACGGGGATCAGCACTTCAAAGTGAGCGGCGATGAGTTTTTTACTCAGAGACTTAGCTAAGGTGGTTAATTTAGCCCCACTGAAAGTTTTAAGCCCCACGATGTGGCGTAAGTCTTTGGCTGTAAAATGGACAATGATGTCTTTTTTGTTTTTCACTTTGTCGCATATGCTGTAGAGTAGGTTGTTTTCTAAAGCCGTTAAACTGCCTAAATTTACTTTGTAGATGTTGTTGTGCATCCAAACATCCCCGGGATTGCACACCTTTAAATCTTTGGCAAAAGCCACAACCGCCAAATTTTGTTGTTGCTCTTGGGTTGGGGTTTTTGCAGTAGAAGCGACTTCAATGGCGGGGATTTTGACTTTGTCTGGCTGTGTGGAGATGACTTCTGTGGTCTGCGAGTTGCAATGACTAACATTTTCTTTTTCTAACCAGCCAGTCCATGTGTTGAGCGTTGTTGCCATCTTCTCAATGCAGTCAGCGATCCCATCTTTTAAACCTTGTTTTACGCCAGAACGGGTTGCGTTCTGTAAAATTGCCTCCAAATCGCTGATTTGCTTTGCAATGTGTTTTAAATCTTTAATGGCATGTTGTGAAGTGTCGTTGCTTTCTGCACCATCTATATTCCCCTCATTTGCTAGTATGATTGCCACTATCTCCCTCACAATTTGTGATTTTTCTGGGAATAGCTTAACGAGCGTAGCGGGATTTTGATTGCTTTGTGTCTCCAAAATACCGATTGCATCCAAGTCGTACTTCAGGGCTTTGAGCCGACTCAATTGAGTCTCATCTACTTTCTTAGAAAACATTACTTCATCTTTAAATATCTTTAAATCTAGTTTTTTCTAGGCAATTTTAGCATATATCAACTAATTTAAGAAATATTACCCCTTAAAAAGCCGAAAAAATGGGCTCTAAAAACTAAATTTTTATAGGTTTTAGACAAAATTAGTTATTTTCTGTAGATAAAATTAGTTGAAAA includes:
- a CDS encoding replication initiation protein gives rise to the protein MAIILANEGNIDGAESNDTSQHAIKDLKHIAKQISDLEAILQNATRSGVKQGLKDGIADCIEKMATTLNTWTGWLEKENVSHCNSQTTEVISTQPDKVKIPAIEVASTAKTPTQEQQQNLAVVAFAKDLKVCNPGDVWMHNNIYKVNLGSLTALENNLLYSICDKVKNKKDIIVHFTAKDLRHIVGLKTFSGAKLTTLAKSLSKKLIAAHFEVLIPVGEDLVASEYIGLFSRFSVVHHKSSGEFEHLTVQVGQHFTHLLNALTKDFTIFKLNTFVNLKSKYAKTLFRMLERFRNTPYKITFTNIVYKNDWVGFCEFMGIPKSYKIADIESNILAPACRELGYTKNEIDILLGQGKTYEDLRDRPYNTIFYEKHRAGRGGKIVGITFYVTPNTDTLRQQEITKRRLEIKKEQNAVLDKAIIAQKEFKKRQAQRAKKLEYYTQQEVKTLIGFCGRVGNLFVDDFGEHLFKKLKLCAVNFWNDKKWVFCLFEITPRDQDAMRDETQWATRYQQHIQLCNVDYKSGRYLTYTFADADSFIERFAKSSI